From a region of the Deltaproteobacteria bacterium genome:
- a CDS encoding polyketide synthase: MSDESSVPFRRRGARTERGDGGLSGTGEPVAIVGMACRFPGAPDLSSFWRLLEAGGNSITENTPGSGVGRVGEIFADGAVPSEACRFGAFVDDIELFDAGFFRISPVEAQLLDPQQRMMLETSWQALEDAGIDPDRLKESLTGVYTGISNDE; this comes from the coding sequence ATGAGCGATGAGTCTTCCGTTCCTTTCCGCCGGCGGGGCGCCCGCACGGAGCGCGGTGATGGCGGGCTCTCCGGGACCGGAGAGCCCGTCGCCATCGTGGGAATGGCGTGCCGGTTCCCCGGCGCGCCGGACCTGTCCTCCTTCTGGCGCCTGCTCGAGGCCGGCGGGAACTCCATCACCGAGAACACTCCGGGTTCCGGCGTCGGGCGGGTGGGCGAGATCTTCGCCGACGGCGCGGTCCCCAGCGAAGCCTGCCGTTTCGGCGCCTTCGTCGACGACATCGAGCTGTTCGACGCGGGCTTCTTCCGGATCTCTCCGGTGGAGGCGCAACTGCTGGACCCGCAGCAGCGCATGATGCTCGAGACGAGTTGGCAGGCTCTTGAGGACGCGGGGATCGATCCGGACCGGCTCAAGGAGAGCCTCACCGGCGTGTACACCGGCATCAGCAACGACGAG